The Rhododendron vialii isolate Sample 1 chromosome 6a, ASM3025357v1 genome includes a window with the following:
- the LOC131329961 gene encoding uncharacterized protein LOC131329961: protein MYKNVMKNHLLRSKRNSHVAKFKDKGLEHEGLMDRVFHDVTTMGNEAIFPGEGIEEIAERSGESDGMRGHGGSFPQSQEQYQTPVGKGKDPIGQTSIVGGSYSLRKRKFSDAQEAMSASFAESIDYFKSTPSIVINRSGTWGIDNAIQKLDTFPSLF from the exons ATGTACAAAAATGTTATGAAGAATCACCTATTGAGGAGTAAG CGAAATAGCCATGTTGCAAAGTTCAAAGACAAAGGTTTGGAACATGAGGGCCTTATGGACCGTGTCTTTCACGATGTTACGACCATGGGAAATGAAGCTATCTTTCCTGGTGAGGGGATTGAAGAAATTGCGGAGAGATCCGGTGAATCGGATGGAATGCGAGGTCATGGTGGGTCGTTCCCACAATCCCAAGAGCAGTACCAAACTCCGGTCGGCAAGGGTAAAGATCCAATAGGCCAAACCTCAATAGTGGGCGGGTCGTATTCCTTGCGGAAGCGTAAGTTTAGCGATGCCCAGGAGGCAATGTCCGCATCCTTTGCCGAATCAATTGACTATTTCAAGTCCACCCCAAGTATAGTCATTAATCGATCTGGAACATGGGGCATCGATAACGCAATACAAAAACTGGACACATTCCCTTCCCTTTTTTGA
- the LOC131328550 gene encoding uncharacterized protein LOC131328550 has translation MTVGDIKRLDESIRKLADTTTESIQRLNDVTDRQAASLDGFKDMMDGIKTLITTLNSKYEQLQEKVSSSSSFPILPNPNQHPGHVRLFQLKLDFPKFFGDDPEAWIYKCEKFFELNAIEETQKLRLASLHMEDKAMHWYRWFEKSHTLRTWREFSRVLLLRFGDNVFDDATGQLTKLKQWTSVKLYQEKFEELANKTTGLSEEFFISCFVSGLKDEIKGGVQMFQPRTISQAMGLAHLQEDTIEAVSKKHRVPMKAAPPYSTLPFRPHDATPKPAESGGMVKRISPKDFDERRAKGLCFGCDEKYFRGQVCKKKQLYMIDVEDEEEVFLEAQQEITLDESPEEFHISVHALSGVQSYKTMRIKGVIKQTGVNILIDSGSTHNFLDPGVAKRTGVRTQPTNPLSVIVADGTKISSKAVVRDLHWSVQGMEFISEVRLLPLGGCDMVLGVQWLSTLGPVLWDFKNLQMQFSVSDKEIVLKGDTSTAVQVVNAKKMQHLLNKKSSGVLAQLCSLQTVPSTEVPLDLLQLLQDFHDVFREPNGLPPFRAHDHQIPLKPDDAFVGGLRKSEPANVRGKEVNGLPCSPVKWVDGVQKMSYRVERRYRSKCII, from the exons ATGACTGTGGGTGATATCAAACGTTTAGATGAATCCATTCGGAAACTGGCAGATACTACCACCGAATCCATTCAACGATTAAACGACGTCACCGATCGTCAGGCGGCATCTCTCGACGGGTTTAAGGATATGATGGATGGGATCAAGACTCTTATCACCACGTTGAATTCAAAGTACGAGCAGCTTCAAGAAAAGGtatcttcgtcttcttctttcCCCATACTTCCAAACCCTAATCAGCATCCGGGCCATGTTCGTCTGTTCCAACTCAAATTAGATTTTCCTAAATTCTTTGGGGACGACCCTGAGGCTTGGATTTACAAATGTGAGAAATTTTTCGAGTTGAATGCTATAGAAGAAACCCAGAAATTACGTCTAGCTTCATTACACATGGAAGACAAAGCTATGCACTGGTATCGTTGGTTTGAGAAGTCCCATACTCTACGCACTTGGAGGGAATTCTCTAGGGTTTTGTTACTACGATTTGGGGATAATGTCTTTGATGATGCTACGGGTCAATTAACCAAACTTAAACAATGGACTTCTGTCAAATTGTACCAAGAAAAGTTTGAAGAGTTAGCAAACAAAACCACTGGATTATCAGAAGAGTTCTTCATTAGTTGTTTTGTCAGTGGTTTGAAAGACGAAATAAAGGGCGGCGTTCAAATGTTTCAACCGAGAACCATCTCTCAAGCTATGGGTTTGGCTCATCTTCAGGAAGACACAATTGAGGCTGTGAGTAAGAAGCATAGGGTACCCATGAAGGCTGCTCCTCCCTATTCCACACTACCATTCCGACCTCACGATGCCACTCCAAAACCTGCCGAATCAGGAGGGATGGTGAAACGAATATCTCCCAAGGATTTTGATGAGCGGAGGGCCAAAGGTTTATGTTTTGGATGTGATGAAAAGTACTTCCGAGGTCAAGTGTGTAAGAAAAAACAGTTATACATGATTGACGTTGAAGATGAGGAAGAGGTATTTTTGGAAGCCCAACAAGAGATCACTCTTGATGAAAGTCCAGAGGAATTCCACATCTCAGTCCATGCTCTATCAGGGGTCCAATCTTACAAAACCATGAGGATTAAAGGGGTAATCAAGCAGACTGGGGTGAATATTCTTATTGACTCCGGGAGTACTCACAATTTCTTGGACCCCGGTGTGGCTAAGAGGACTGGAGTCCGAACTCAACCCACCAACCCTTTGTCTGTTATCGTGGCAGATGGCACCAAGATCAGCAGCAAAGCTGTGGTGAGAGATCTACATTGGTCAGTACAAGGTATGGAGTTCATTTCTGAGGTCAGATTACTTCCTTTGGGGGGATGTGATATGGTGTTAGGTGTGCAATGGCTATCAACCTTGGGGCCAGTACTTTGGGATTTCAAAAACTTACAGATGCAATTCTCAGTTTCTGATAAGGAAATAGTACTGAAGGGAGATACATCCACAGCGGTTCAGGTGGTAAATGCTAAGAAGATGCAACACTTGCTCAACAAGAAGTCTTCAGGTGTATTAGCTCAACTATGCAGCTTACAAACTGTCCCTTCTACAGAGGTACCCCTGGATTTACTTCAGCTTTTGCAAGACTTTCACGATGTATTTAGGGAACCTAATGGCTTACCCCCATTTAGAGCTCATGACCATCAGATCCCACTCAAGCCTG ATGATGCTTTTGTAGGAGGACTCAGAAAATCCGAACCGGCCAATGTACGTGGAAAGGAG GTAAATGGGCTCCCTTGTTCTCCAGTAAAGTGGGTAGATGGTGTTCAAAAGATGTCCTACAGAGTTGAAAGAAGATATCGTTCCAAATGCATAATTTGA